One genomic segment of Acinetobacter oleivorans DR1 includes these proteins:
- a CDS encoding S1C family serine protease yields MRRTFTWLPWVLLIIVIASFIAWQKYHQPKPTVAVDGVQMPAEKVEPLVDTSRTGGVVSYSAAVKVAAPAVVNIFTTQKVKQNHPLLSDPVFREFFGNQVPEQQQQNENSLGSGVIVRADGYILTNNHVIAQADQIVVALRDGRRAEATIVGTDPDTDLAVIKIDLDKLPVLPFKLSGNEVGDVVLAIGNPFGVGQTVTQGIISATERSDLGINTYEDFIQTDAAINPGNSGGALIDVAGNLIGVNTAIFSQSGGSLGIGFAIPAKICQQVLNSILKDGRVVRGWLGISLVPPTQDDVLAPKQQIGVVVADVLKSGPAASAGIKVGDKIVQVNNEPITSASHLINYVALQAPNSEINVVVERAGKQENFVVTVGERKNQNSQSQYIPLPKQ; encoded by the coding sequence GTGCGCCGCACCTTTACATGGTTACCTTGGGTGTTACTTATTATTGTAATTGCCAGTTTTATTGCATGGCAAAAATACCATCAACCGAAACCAACTGTTGCAGTTGATGGGGTACAAATGCCTGCCGAGAAAGTTGAGCCATTGGTTGATACTTCACGAACGGGCGGGGTGGTGTCTTATAGTGCTGCGGTAAAAGTTGCAGCGCCGGCAGTTGTTAATATTTTTACGACCCAAAAAGTTAAACAAAATCATCCATTGTTAAGCGATCCAGTATTCCGCGAATTTTTTGGAAATCAGGTTCCTGAACAACAACAGCAAAATGAAAATAGTTTAGGCTCTGGGGTTATTGTACGTGCTGATGGTTATATTCTTACCAATAATCATGTGATTGCTCAAGCTGATCAAATTGTAGTGGCATTACGTGACGGACGTCGTGCGGAAGCAACGATTGTTGGAACGGATCCAGATACAGATTTAGCAGTCATTAAAATCGATTTAGATAAATTACCTGTGTTGCCATTTAAGTTAAGTGGTAATGAAGTGGGTGATGTTGTCTTGGCGATTGGTAACCCATTTGGTGTAGGGCAAACGGTAACTCAAGGTATTATTTCTGCCACTGAGCGCTCTGATTTAGGCATTAATACCTATGAAGACTTTATTCAAACCGACGCCGCAATTAATCCAGGTAACTCAGGTGGTGCATTAATTGATGTTGCTGGTAATTTAATTGGGGTAAACACAGCTATTTTCTCTCAATCAGGTGGTTCTTTAGGTATTGGCTTCGCAATTCCAGCTAAAATTTGCCAACAAGTATTAAACTCGATTTTGAAAGATGGTCGTGTAGTTCGTGGATGGTTAGGCATTAGTTTAGTACCACCTACACAAGACGATGTCTTGGCACCAAAACAGCAAATTGGTGTAGTTGTTGCTGATGTATTAAAAAGTGGTCCAGCGGCTTCAGCAGGTATAAAAGTTGGCGATAAGATTGTTCAAGTAAATAATGAACCAATCACATCGGCATCTCATTTGATTAATTACGTTGCATTACAAGCGCCTAATAGCGAAATTAATGTAGTGGTTGAGCGAGCTGGGAAGCAAGAAAACTTTGTAGTAACAGTTGGCGAAAGAAAAAACCAAAATAGTCAATCTCAATATATACCGTTACCTAAACAGTAA
- a CDS encoding multifunctional CCA addition/repair protein, giving the protein MQVYLVGGAVRDSLLGHPYQEKDYVVVGATPEHMLAQGFQPVGKDFPVFLHPETKEEYALARTERKSGKGYHGFQFFTDTTVSLEEDLIRRDLTINAIAMDQDGKLYDPYGGQTDLENKTLRHVSDAFAEDPLRVLRVARFAARYSAYGFHIAPETLQLMQTMAESGELDALTPERVWKETSRALLEDHADIYFQTLRDCSALKHLFPEIDALFGVPQRPEYHPEVDCGIHTLMSLQQACKSNYSLDVRFAVLVHDLGKALTPVNELPRHIMHEERGVKPVTELCERLKVPTQTRQLALSVCKEHLKCHQIMSLKPGTVWRLLQRLDVLRRPERVEAFVQACECDARGRLGLEDRPYPQAQYMLDAMQVVRSIKVQDLPENIKGAEIGEMLIQYRIDALTEFKHQHQTPTHS; this is encoded by the coding sequence ATGCAAGTGTATTTAGTAGGTGGTGCCGTCCGAGATTCTCTACTTGGGCATCCCTATCAAGAAAAAGACTATGTTGTGGTCGGAGCAACACCTGAACATATGCTCGCCCAAGGTTTTCAACCTGTAGGCAAAGATTTTCCTGTGTTTCTTCATCCTGAAACGAAAGAAGAATACGCACTTGCACGTACTGAGCGAAAGTCCGGTAAGGGTTATCACGGTTTTCAGTTTTTTACTGATACCACAGTAAGTTTAGAAGAAGATTTAATTCGCCGTGATTTAACCATCAATGCCATAGCAATGGATCAAGATGGCAAATTATATGACCCCTATGGCGGTCAAACTGATTTAGAAAATAAAACCTTACGACATGTTTCAGACGCTTTTGCTGAAGATCCTTTACGTGTTTTACGTGTCGCACGCTTTGCAGCTCGATATTCTGCATATGGTTTTCATATTGCACCTGAAACCTTACAACTCATGCAAACGATGGCTGAATCAGGTGAACTTGATGCATTAACACCAGAACGTGTGTGGAAAGAAACTTCACGTGCACTCCTAGAAGATCATGCAGATATTTATTTTCAGACATTACGCGATTGCAGTGCGTTAAAACATCTTTTCCCTGAAATTGACGCATTGTTTGGTGTACCACAACGTCCTGAATATCATCCTGAAGTAGACTGCGGCATACATACTCTCATGTCTTTGCAACAAGCATGTAAGTCAAACTACTCGCTTGATGTTCGATTTGCTGTTTTAGTACATGATTTGGGTAAAGCATTAACGCCAGTTAACGAACTTCCTCGCCATATCATGCATGAAGAACGTGGCGTGAAACCCGTTACTGAGCTATGCGAACGTTTAAAAGTTCCGACTCAAACTCGACAGTTGGCATTATCGGTGTGCAAAGAGCATTTAAAATGTCATCAGATTATGTCTTTAAAACCAGGAACGGTATGGCGTCTATTACAACGCCTTGATGTATTACGCCGACCTGAGAGAGTAGAAGCTTTTGTACAGGCATGTGAGTGCGATGCTAGAGGTCGACTAGGTCTAGAAGATCGCCCTTATCCTCAAGCTCAATATATGTTAGATGCAATGCAAGTGGTTCGCTCTATTAAAGTTCAGGATTTACCTGAAAACATTAAGGGTGCTGAAATTGGCGAAATGTTAATTCAATATCGCATTGATGCTTTAACTGAGTTCAAACATCAACATCAGACACCGACACATTCTTAA
- a CDS encoding NADP-dependent malic enzyme translates to MDDQSLKQAALNYHEYPNPGKISVTPSKQLVNQRDLALAYSPGVAAPCLEIERDPSTAAKYTARGNLVAVVTNGTAVLGLGNIGPLASKPVMEGKGVLFKKFAGVDVFDIEIAENDPDKIVDIVASLEPTFGGINLEDIKAPECFYIEKKLRERMKIPVFHDDQHGTSIIVGSALLNALQLVNKKIEEIKIVASGAGAAALSCLDLLCALGAKKENIIVADSRGLLTTSREGLDESKKRYVQDISASQLHEVMAGADMFLGLSAAGILTKEMVKQMAENPIIFALANPDPEILPEHAHEVRSDVIMATGRSDYPNQVNNALCFPYIFRGALDVGATTINEDMKIACVHAIARMAHVEADAATYGEKSASFGRDYLIPRPLDQRLILEIAPAVAKAAMDSGVATRPIEDFAVYRQKLSEFVYNSAFLMKPIFAQAKADPKRIAYAEGEDERVLRAVQIAVDEDLAKPILVGRTAVIEANIKKLGLRLQHGVNIEIVDQEQNPMYEEFWKDYYQTMQRKGITVEYAQREARRRSTLIASLLVKFGKADGMLCGTYSSYNIHLDFVRNVIGLKEGMNNFFTLNALMLEDRNLFIADTYVNTNPTAEQLAEMTILAAEEVRRFGITPRVALLSHSSFGSDQTDSSAQKMREVYRILSEQAPELEVEGEMHGDAALDESIRQFAFPGSRFKGSANLLIMPNLDAANISFNLLKATSGNNVTIGPILLGAAKPVHILTPTATTRRLINMTALTVAEIQQQEK, encoded by the coding sequence ATGGACGATCAATCTTTAAAACAGGCCGCTTTAAATTACCATGAATATCCAAACCCAGGGAAAATCAGCGTTACCCCAAGTAAGCAACTTGTCAACCAACGAGATTTGGCTTTAGCCTACTCACCCGGAGTTGCTGCGCCATGTTTAGAGATTGAACGTGATCCTTCAACTGCTGCTAAATATACAGCTCGCGGAAACTTGGTTGCTGTAGTAACTAACGGTACAGCTGTTCTTGGTTTAGGTAATATTGGCCCATTGGCTTCTAAACCTGTAATGGAAGGTAAAGGCGTTCTCTTCAAAAAGTTTGCTGGTGTAGATGTATTTGACATCGAAATTGCAGAAAACGATCCAGATAAAATTGTAGATATCGTTGCCTCTCTTGAGCCAACCTTTGGTGGTATCAACCTCGAAGATATTAAAGCGCCTGAATGTTTCTATATTGAAAAGAAACTTCGTGAACGTATGAAGATTCCTGTATTCCATGACGATCAACATGGTACAAGTATTATTGTAGGTTCTGCTTTGCTCAATGCATTGCAACTTGTAAATAAGAAAATTGAAGAAATCAAAATTGTAGCTTCAGGTGCAGGTGCAGCAGCACTTTCATGTTTAGACTTGCTTTGTGCGCTTGGTGCTAAAAAAGAAAATATCATTGTTGCCGACTCTCGTGGTCTATTAACCACTTCACGTGAAGGCTTAGACGAATCTAAAAAACGTTATGTTCAAGATATTTCAGCATCTCAGCTTCATGAAGTAATGGCTGGCGCTGATATGTTCTTGGGTCTTTCTGCTGCTGGTATTCTCACCAAAGAAATGGTGAAACAGATGGCTGAGAACCCTATTATTTTTGCTTTAGCAAACCCAGATCCAGAAATTTTACCTGAACATGCACATGAAGTACGTTCTGACGTCATTATGGCAACTGGTCGTTCTGACTATCCAAACCAAGTAAATAACGCATTATGTTTCCCATACATTTTCCGTGGTGCACTTGACGTTGGCGCAACTACAATTAATGAAGACATGAAAATTGCATGTGTACATGCAATTGCACGTATGGCTCATGTTGAAGCTGATGCTGCAACATATGGTGAAAAATCTGCTTCATTTGGCCGTGACTATTTAATTCCACGCCCTCTTGATCAACGTTTAATTTTAGAAATTGCACCAGCAGTTGCTAAAGCTGCAATGGACTCAGGTGTAGCAACTCGTCCTATCGAAGATTTCGCTGTATATCGTCAAAAATTGTCTGAGTTTGTATATAACTCTGCATTCTTGATGAAACCAATTTTTGCTCAAGCAAAAGCTGATCCAAAGCGTATTGCATATGCAGAAGGTGAAGACGAGCGCGTATTACGTGCAGTACAAATTGCTGTTGATGAAGATTTAGCTAAACCAATTTTAGTAGGTCGTACTGCTGTAATTGAAGCGAATATCAAAAAATTAGGCCTACGTTTACAACATGGCGTAAATATTGAGATTGTTGATCAAGAACAAAACCCGATGTATGAAGAGTTTTGGAAAGATTACTATCAAACAATGCAACGCAAAGGCATCACAGTTGAATATGCTCAACGTGAAGCTCGCCGCCGTTCAACGTTAATCGCATCTCTACTGGTTAAATTCGGTAAAGCAGACGGTATGTTATGTGGTACTTACAGTAGCTATAACATTCACCTTGACTTTGTACGCAATGTTATCGGTCTTAAAGAAGGCATGAACAACTTCTTCACGTTAAATGCATTAATGCTTGAAGATCGTAATTTGTTCATTGCAGATACCTATGTAAACACTAACCCGACTGCTGAACAACTTGCTGAAATGACTATTTTGGCAGCTGAAGAAGTACGTCGTTTTGGTATTACTCCACGTGTAGCACTTCTTTCTCATTCAAGTTTTGGTAGTGACCAAACTGATTCAAGTGCTCAAAAAATGCGTGAAGTTTATCGTATTTTATCTGAGCAAGCTCCTGAGCTTGAAGTTGAAGGTGAAATGCATGGTGATGCAGCATTAGACGAAAGCATTCGTCAATTTGCATTCCCTGGTTCGCGTTTTAAAGGTTCTGCAAACTTGCTCATTATGCCAAACCTAGATGCAGCAAATATTTCATTTAACTTGTTGAAAGCGACTTCTGGTAACAACGTTACTATTGGTCCAATTTTGCTTGGCGCAGCAAAACCTGTTCATATTTTGACACCGACAGCAACTACTCGTCGTCTTATCAATATGACTGCTTTAACTGTTGCGGAAATCCAACAACAAGAAAAGTAA
- a CDS encoding putative bifunctional diguanylate cyclase/phosphodiesterase, translating to MSGLQEEYLQHQTKIEQLKLSIQYIRWYLVSLILLCLISYAIFSYYFLSSITIFNWSMGLTVASLTCLLFVPNILTHYRTINFIKKADLILQSICFISGVLLGASVTVIHFYLPQELVTLPDAHILIALFITSAHIIGLTFLTQQPRYFYLLFIPSTLPLLIAQFTHTPITQLPFYFAYNIAFIATILCAYATQRNYQKISQLLFRNKQLIQISEQHTQWAEELCVQLQQEVNKSKDIEAQLQFNNHLLEQKVRERTYDLTKMNEQLESHHYNLAFANETAGIRPWDWDIENQKLEITFFDQQKLTQTTVIHLNTILDRVHPSDKKLFNERLKQHLEGITDHFNINFRILRRDGSWRWIHDVGRVITRDPKTQKALRMVGMTRDIHQEKKDQEHLRLSAIVLEQAAEGIFILDEHLNYIDINPYYEKLTGFSKSELLNKELFSIAINQKELQQQFHTSITQQLLETGEYMGQFDEKFSSGKSVYLWLHINVVKDEFHQITNYIGFARDLTEQKRQEQHLSYLKNYDSLTHLPNRLYYYNQLHQYLVNPSYNIKNLALIRVNIDRFRAFNEFLNNDSGDELLKQFAQRLRLININAILVAYLNSDDFAIIYEISPIHPNIEQYCQNILQALNAPFYIDNHEYFITASIGVACFPEHGRQIDHLNNHAEQALSEAKRLGGNTISYYCNKAEHPYKTADLEQELRKAIQNDEFVIYYQPKINLLDQSIIGFEALIRWQHPEKGLVMPNMFIPFAERSSLISDIGKVVLDKVGKQLQEWKNAGYTNVQVSVNIVAQQIHRGLLLNDLDEVLQKYNIQGSDLELEITESALLDNTDNVKTLLHAIKQRDISIALDDFGTGYSSLAYLTEYPIDVLKIDRAFISKIGDHKQEAIVNAMIAMGKSMGLKLVAEGVETEEQVAYLQKQQCDFLQGYFFSRPIPAEQIIPYLQTDSHIY from the coding sequence ATGTCTGGGCTTCAGGAAGAATATTTACAGCATCAAACAAAAATTGAGCAGCTAAAACTTTCAATTCAATATATACGCTGGTATTTAGTTAGCTTAATACTGCTATGTCTCATCTCATACGCTATTTTTTCTTATTATTTTTTATCTTCAATAACAATATTTAACTGGTCTATGGGCCTCACTGTTGCCTCTCTTACCTGCCTATTATTTGTTCCAAATATTTTAACGCACTATCGTACTATTAACTTTATTAAAAAAGCTGATCTTATCTTACAAAGCATTTGTTTTATTTCAGGAGTTTTATTAGGGGCATCGGTTACGGTTATTCACTTTTATCTTCCTCAAGAGCTTGTCACCCTACCAGATGCTCATATTTTAATTGCTTTGTTTATCACTTCTGCCCATATCATTGGACTGACTTTTTTAACGCAACAACCTCGATACTTTTATCTCTTATTTATTCCCAGTACATTACCCCTATTAATTGCACAATTTACACATACACCCATTACTCAGCTGCCTTTTTATTTCGCCTATAACATCGCTTTCATAGCTACCATACTCTGTGCTTACGCAACTCAACGTAACTATCAAAAAATTTCTCAACTATTATTTAGAAATAAACAGCTCATTCAAATTTCAGAACAACATACCCAATGGGCTGAAGAGTTATGTGTACAACTTCAACAAGAAGTGAATAAATCGAAAGATATTGAAGCCCAGCTTCAATTTAATAACCATTTACTAGAACAAAAAGTACGTGAACGCACATACGATCTCACTAAAATGAATGAGCAACTCGAAAGCCACCACTACAATTTAGCTTTTGCAAATGAAACGGCAGGCATTCGACCTTGGGACTGGGATATTGAAAATCAAAAATTAGAAATTACCTTTTTCGATCAACAAAAGCTGACTCAAACGACCGTTATTCATCTCAATACTATTTTAGACCGCGTACATCCAAGCGATAAGAAACTGTTTAACGAGCGTTTAAAACAACATCTGGAAGGAATTACAGATCATTTTAATATCAATTTTAGGATTTTACGTCGAGATGGTTCATGGCGATGGATTCATGATGTAGGTCGTGTCATTACCAGAGATCCCAAAACACAAAAAGCGCTTCGAATGGTTGGGATGACTCGAGATATACATCAAGAGAAAAAAGATCAAGAACACTTAAGACTATCGGCAATTGTGCTTGAACAAGCAGCCGAAGGCATCTTCATTTTAGACGAACACCTAAACTATATTGATATTAACCCTTACTACGAAAAATTAACCGGATTTTCTAAATCGGAACTTCTAAATAAAGAATTATTTAGCATTGCGATTAATCAAAAAGAATTACAACAACAATTTCACACTTCAATTACCCAACAGCTCCTCGAAACTGGGGAATATATGGGTCAATTCGATGAAAAGTTTAGTTCTGGCAAAAGCGTCTATTTGTGGTTACACATCAATGTGGTCAAAGATGAGTTCCATCAAATTACAAATTATATTGGATTTGCACGTGACCTCACTGAGCAAAAACGTCAGGAACAACATCTCTCCTATTTAAAAAATTACGATAGTCTCACCCACTTGCCTAATCGTCTTTACTATTACAATCAATTACATCAATATCTTGTAAACCCTTCATATAACATTAAAAATTTAGCACTGATACGAGTAAATATTGACCGTTTCCGCGCTTTTAATGAATTTTTAAATAATGATAGTGGTGATGAGCTCCTTAAACAGTTCGCACAACGATTACGCTTAATCAATATTAATGCAATTTTAGTTGCCTATTTAAATAGTGACGATTTTGCAATTATTTATGAAATCTCTCCAATTCATCCAAATATTGAGCAATATTGCCAAAACATCCTGCAAGCGCTCAACGCACCTTTTTATATTGATAATCACGAATATTTTATTACAGCATCTATCGGTGTGGCATGCTTTCCTGAGCATGGCCGACAAATTGACCATCTTAATAACCATGCAGAACAAGCACTTTCAGAAGCAAAGCGCTTAGGGGGCAACACCATTTCTTACTATTGCAATAAAGCAGAACATCCATATAAAACTGCTGATTTAGAACAAGAGTTACGTAAAGCCATTCAAAATGATGAATTTGTCATTTATTACCAACCCAAAATTAATCTACTAGATCAATCTATTATAGGTTTTGAAGCATTAATACGTTGGCAACACCCTGAAAAAGGATTAGTCATGCCAAATATGTTTATACCTTTTGCTGAGCGTAGTAGCCTGATTTCAGATATTGGTAAAGTCGTTTTAGATAAAGTTGGAAAACAATTACAAGAATGGAAAAACGCAGGCTACACAAACGTTCAAGTCTCTGTAAATATTGTCGCTCAGCAAATACATCGTGGCTTATTACTTAATGATCTAGATGAAGTTTTGCAAAAATATAATATACAAGGTTCTGATCTTGAACTTGAAATTACTGAGTCGGCTTTATTAGACAATACAGATAACGTCAAAACGCTATTACATGCGATAAAACAACGAGATATTTCAATTGCTTTAGATGACTTCGGTACAGGTTACTCCTCTTTGGCTTACCTAACTGAATATCCAATTGATGTACTAAAAATTGACCGTGCTTTCATTTCTAAAATTGGTGATCACAAACAAGAAGCGATTGTAAATGCCATGATTGCAATGGGTAAAAGTATGGGTCTTAAATTGGTTGCCGAAGGTGTAGAAACAGAAGAACAAGTTGCCTATCTGCAAAAACAGCAATGTGATTTTTTACAAGGCTATTTCTTTAGCCGCCCTATCCCAGCTGAGCAGATTATTCCTTATCTACAAACAGATTCGCATATTTATTAA
- a CDS encoding 16S rRNA (uracil(1498)-N(3))-methyltransferase, which produces MNRFFIETELTVGSTIQLTESVFHHWVRVLRAQLQEQATLFNGQGGEYLATLSEINKKNAFVTLENFNPNNRNAPFKAVLGQVMSKGDRMDYAIQKATELGVSKIQLLTSDRCEMRLKYDRDQKKLDHWQAVAIAACEQCGLNLVPEVLAPISLNEWLSSSELPQSKFVLAPEKEQKDVLAGIQPELALLIGPEGGLSENEITQANQAGFMNWCIGDRVLRTETAPVVALSILNYRFLST; this is translated from the coding sequence ATGAATCGTTTTTTTATCGAAACTGAACTTACAGTTGGTTCAACTATTCAACTAACTGAATCAGTATTTCATCATTGGGTGCGTGTCTTACGTGCACAATTACAAGAACAAGCGACTCTCTTTAATGGCCAAGGTGGCGAATATCTCGCGACATTAAGCGAAATTAATAAAAAAAATGCGTTTGTCACACTTGAGAATTTTAACCCTAATAACCGTAATGCCCCATTTAAAGCAGTTCTTGGTCAGGTCATGAGTAAAGGTGACCGAATGGATTATGCCATTCAGAAAGCCACTGAACTTGGCGTAAGCAAGATTCAGCTTTTAACCAGTGACCGCTGTGAAATGCGTTTAAAATATGACCGAGATCAAAAAAAATTAGATCACTGGCAAGCTGTTGCAATTGCAGCCTGTGAGCAATGTGGCTTGAACTTAGTCCCAGAAGTATTAGCCCCTATCTCTCTTAATGAATGGTTAAGTTCTTCAGAACTTCCTCAATCTAAATTTGTTTTAGCGCCAGAAAAAGAACAAAAAGATGTATTAGCAGGCATCCAACCTGAACTTGCTTTGTTAATTGGACCAGAAGGCGGTTTAAGCGAGAATGAAATTACTCAAGCCAATCAAGCTGGTTTTATGAACTGGTGCATTGGTGACCGTGTTTTACGTACAGAAACTGCACCAGTCGTCGCCTTATCTATTTTAAATTATCGGTTTTTATCCACCTAA
- the metF gene encoding methylenetetrahydrofolate reductase [NAD(P)H] — MTKRIPISFEFFPPKTDAGAEKLRIVHQELQLLNPDFFSITYGAGGSTRERTLAAIDDFNGKGTPVAPHLSCIGDDKTRIAELLDLYKAQGINRIVALRGDLPSGQVGLGELPYAQDLVRFIREHSGDHFHIEVAAYPEMHPQAENLDSDIQRFIEKVQAGANAGITQFFFNPDSYFYFIERLEKAGVNIPVAPGIMPITNASNLIRFADGTGAEIPRWIRKQLQAYGDDSESIKAFGHEVVVKLCERLIAGGAPSLHFYSMNQVEPTRQLVVDLGLN, encoded by the coding sequence ATGACTAAACGTATACCCATTTCTTTTGAGTTTTTCCCACCGAAAACTGATGCCGGTGCTGAAAAACTTCGTATTGTTCATCAAGAATTACAACTATTAAATCCAGATTTCTTCTCGATTACCTATGGTGCTGGTGGTTCTACTCGCGAACGTACTCTTGCTGCTATTGACGATTTCAATGGTAAAGGTACACCAGTTGCACCTCACCTTTCATGCATTGGTGATGATAAAACGCGTATTGCTGAGTTACTAGATTTATATAAAGCTCAAGGCATTAACCGTATTGTCGCTTTACGCGGTGACTTACCTTCTGGTCAAGTCGGGCTTGGCGAACTTCCTTATGCTCAAGATTTAGTACGTTTTATTCGTGAGCACTCAGGTGATCATTTTCATATTGAAGTTGCAGCTTATCCTGAAATGCACCCTCAAGCTGAAAACCTTGATTCAGATATCCAACGTTTTATTGAAAAAGTACAAGCTGGCGCTAATGCAGGAATTACACAATTCTTCTTTAATCCAGACTCATACTTTTATTTTATTGAACGTTTGGAAAAAGCTGGAGTTAATATTCCTGTTGCTCCTGGCATCATGCCGATTACCAATGCCAGCAATTTAATTCGCTTTGCTGATGGTACTGGCGCAGAGATTCCTCGTTGGATCCGTAAACAATTACAAGCCTATGGCGATGACAGCGAGAGTATTAAAGCTTTTGGTCATGAAGTTGTTGTGAAGCTATGTGAACGCCTGATCGCAGGTGGTGCACCAAGCTTACATTTCTATTCAATGAATCAAGTCGAACCTACTCGTCAACTCGTTGTTGATCTTGGTTTAAATTAA